CGATAGCTTTCTGCCAAGTCGTTTAGTAACTCGGCGGTGTGGTCAAAGTGATGGTTGACCTGTTGTTGGTAATCCCGTTGTTGCTTCTGGATATCGTTAAACTGTTTTTCAATGGCAGTGCGGCTCTGTTGGCCGGGTTTAAGGCGGCCAAGTAGAAAGTAACCGAGCAATGCGCCAATGATTAAGCAGCTTACTGCAACGATTATAACGGTGGTTTCGTCGTTCACAAAAATTCTCCCTCAGGCGAAAACGGACAGCGGTGCCTTGGTTAAGTATATCCCCTCGCTTGCCGCTGGGCAGTACTTAAAGTCAAAAAATTGCCAAGGATAGTCTGGGCGGGTAAAGTTCTCCGCGTTTTACCTCAGCGGCCAGTCAACTGGCCCACTCTATCTTTATGGTTACAATAGAGTGATTGGGGATCCTGTAGTTCCAGTATCAGTACCAGTAAAAGTGCCCTTGTAAAACAGACCCGTTAGGAAACGTCTATGTCGACTCCTTTGCAGCGTTATCAGAGTGATCTTAATCAAGCTGACTTTAGTTACGACGCTGCTCAAGAGCATGCCGTGCGCTGCTTGCAGCGTCTATACGATGAATTGCTTATCGTTAATGATAAACCCAAGGGGGCACTGGGGCGATTTGCGGCCAAGCTCACCGGCAAGCAGGGTGAGGATAAGCAGGTGTTGGGGCTGTATTTTTGGGGTGGGGTCGGGCGTGGCAAAACCTACCTCATGGACACATTTTACGACACCTTACCGTTTGAAAGAAAAATGCGTGCCCATTTCCATCGGTTTATGCAACGGGTGCACAAAGAGTTAAAAAGTCTGGCGGGGCAGAAAAATCCGCTAGCTATCGTTGCTGATCGTATTGCCGATGAGGCACGGGTTATCTGCTTTGATGAGTTTTTCGTGTCTGATATTACCGATGCGATGATTTTGGCCGGGCTGTTTGAGCGCTTGTTTGAGAGAAAGGTTGTGTTGGTGGCAACGTCCAATATTGTGCCTGACGGCCTATATAAAGACGGCTTGCAGCGGTCGCGGTTTTTACCTGCCATTGCCTTGATTAAAGAAAATGTTCAGGTAGTGAATGTTGATGGCGGGGTGGATTACCGGCTGCGAGCGTTGGAGCAGGCGGAGCTGTATCATCATCCGCTTGATGACGAGGCAGAGCTGAGTTTGCAAAAGAGCTTTCGCAGCTTGGCGCCAGAGCAGGCGGAATCTGATCCGTTGCTGGAGATAGAGGGCCGAGAGATTCGGGCGCGCTATGTGGCTGATGATGTAGCTTGGTTTGATTTTGTTGAGCTTTGTGACGGTCCTCGTAGCCAATACGATTATATTGAAATTGCCAGGGTGTTCCACGCGGTGGTTGTCAGTAACGTTCCTGTTATGGGGGCGGGGCGAGATGATCAGGCTCGGCGGTTTATAAATATGGTCGATGAGTTTTACGACCGCAATGTAAAACTGGTACTCTCTGCGGCTGCGCCGTTGGAGGCGCTATATTCAGGCGGCAGGTTGGACTTTGAGTTTGAACGCACCCAAAGTCGTTTGCTGGAAATGCAATCTACCGAATATTTGGCTGAGGAGCACCGTCCTTAAATAAGGGCTGCTGCATTCTAAAAAGCTGTTAATTCCGCTTGAAAAAGCTTGGGCGCTTATGTAGTATTCGCGCTCTTTGTTCGGTACGGGCCCCATAGGCGAGAAAATGAAAACCTTTAGTGCAAAATCTCAGGATGTGAAACACGACTGGTACGTGGTAGACGCCGCCGAAAAAACATTGGGTCGTTTGGCCAGTGAAATTGCGCATCGCCTGCGCGGTAAGCATAAAGCTGAATTTACGCCACATGTTGATACCGGTGACTATATTGTTGTTGTTAACGCTGAGAAAGTGCGTGTAACGGGCAGCAAAACCACGGACAAAATATACCATCACCACACCGGATACCCCGGCGGCCTGAAATCTATGAGCTTTGAAAAGCTGATTGATAAAGCCCCTGAGCGTGTGATCCAAGGTGCGGTAAAAGGCATGCTGCCTAAAAACCCTCTGGGTCGGGCCATGTTCAAAAAATTAAAAGTCTACGCTGGTACTGAGCACCCCCACACTGCTCAACAACCAGTTGAACTGAATATCTAACGGAAGCGAAATATGTCAGCTAGCCAATATTACGGCACTGGTCGCCGTAAAACTTCATCAGCTCGGGTTTTTCTTAAGTCCGGGACTGGGTCAATTACTGTCAACAAGCGTACGCTGGATCAATACTTCGGTCGCGAAGTGGCGCGTATGATTGTGCGTCAGCCTTTAGAATTGGTTGAGATGACTGAGAAGTTTGATGTTCAGATTACGGTCAGTGGTGGTGGTAGCTTCGGTCAAGCCGGTGCTATTCGTCACGGCATTAGCCGTGCGTTGATGGAATATGACGAAGGCCTGCGCAGCGATTTACGTAAAGCGGGTTATGTTACTCGTGACGCGCGTGAAGTTGAGCGTAAAAAGGTCGGTTTGCGCAAAGCTCGCAAGAAGCCTCAGTTCTCCAAGCGTTAATCGCCACGACCTTACGGTCGATGGAGGCTGCGCAAGTGGCTCTCGAAAAAACGCCCACGACCTTTACGATTGTGGGCGTTTTTTTTTGCCTAAAACATTGCGAGCACGAAACTAGATGCAGCAATGATTGTCAGCGCGGGCCAAGTTAATTACTATTTGGCCCATTTATAATTATAGATGCGGGTTCTTCTTGGTGGAGAGCCCGCCCTGTCTTTCGTGTGTTATGGGGGAATCGTCATGAGTAATGACGGCGTGAATACGGGGCGTCGACGCTTCTTGACGGCAGCAACTTCGGTTGTGGGTGCCGCCGGGGCAGTCGGGATAGCGACGCCATTCGTTGGGTCGTGGAATCCAAGTGCTAAAGCCCGAGCAGCCGGTGCGCCAGTAAAGGCCGATATCGGTAAGCTTCAACCCGGTCAAATGATTGTGGTGGAGTGGCGTGGTAAGCCAGTCTACGTGCTTAAACGTACTGAAAAGC
The DNA window shown above is from Spongiibacter sp. IMCC21906 and carries:
- the zapE gene encoding cell division protein ZapE, with translation MSTPLQRYQSDLNQADFSYDAAQEHAVRCLQRLYDELLIVNDKPKGALGRFAAKLTGKQGEDKQVLGLYFWGGVGRGKTYLMDTFYDTLPFERKMRAHFHRFMQRVHKELKSLAGQKNPLAIVADRIADEARVICFDEFFVSDITDAMILAGLFERLFERKVVLVATSNIVPDGLYKDGLQRSRFLPAIALIKENVQVVNVDGGVDYRLRALEQAELYHHPLDDEAELSLQKSFRSLAPEQAESDPLLEIEGREIRARYVADDVAWFDFVELCDGPRSQYDYIEIARVFHAVVVSNVPVMGAGRDDQARRFINMVDEFYDRNVKLVLSAAAPLEALYSGGRLDFEFERTQSRLLEMQSTEYLAEEHRP
- the rplM gene encoding 50S ribosomal protein L13 — translated: MKTFSAKSQDVKHDWYVVDAAEKTLGRLASEIAHRLRGKHKAEFTPHVDTGDYIVVVNAEKVRVTGSKTTDKIYHHHTGYPGGLKSMSFEKLIDKAPERVIQGAVKGMLPKNPLGRAMFKKLKVYAGTEHPHTAQQPVELNI
- the rpsI gene encoding 30S ribosomal protein S9, whose protein sequence is MSASQYYGTGRRKTSSARVFLKSGTGSITVNKRTLDQYFGREVARMIVRQPLELVEMTEKFDVQITVSGGGSFGQAGAIRHGISRALMEYDEGLRSDLRKAGYVTRDAREVERKKVGLRKARKKPQFSKR